TGCTATTTTATGGTTTTATAAAATTGATAATTGCTATTGATTATGTTTGATTTAAGATCCACATTTGGTTGCAATTTTGTTGGTTGAATTAACGACAATTAACAAGTTTTATGGACTTTTCTAGGTTATTGAAAGATAATTTTGATATTGTTAGATTGCATGCGGGACATAAGTGTAATTAGACAATTGCGATTAAATTGATTAGCTAGCTAAAGTAATTGTGAGGTTAAAGAGGGATAAAAAATTAACTAACCTGAATTGTAGTATTGAGTAATTGATTGATTGTGTTCCTAATTTGTGTGCGGGAAACTAGCGTTACTTGATGTCACTTTCATGATAAAATTGGTAGTTTAGGTGCGGGAAACCAGCATCAATTATTAAATGGTGGATTGATTAGTGAACTAGGATAACGACAGTTACACTTAGTAATCTAATTAAAAAATTGTGAGAATCGAAAAATAATTGCAATGTCATCATATATCAATTTTTATAATGGTTTTAACTAAAGCAATCCGGATCCTTGGGATTTAAATCTAAGTGGATATCTTCATCTTTATTGAATTCTTGTCTTCTTACTTTTGCGTTAATTAGTTTTAAAATCAAAACTCCCCCAATTTTcttagaataattattagtttaaaACTCCTCATTCAACTACTCTTTATggttcgaactggtcaatttacttactAGCTACTGCACGATCGGGTTTTAGTTTCccgttttgtttaaattttttgagTCAATTTGTATAGTATAATATAAGTTAGATTTTACACATCAGAGCGATAGGGTAACATACGAGACACACATCGTAGAAATCAACATTATGAGTTATTGGGGAAGATTTTACTTGTAGGGTTGAAACGTGATGACCAAAGGTTTTGGTCGGATATTCCAGGTTATGTGGAATATGCACGTGGGTTTGAGCTTCTCTCACTAAAGAAATTAGTTAACAAAAGGTTTCAGATAGAACGCGTTCGACCGGTGCTCAGGTTTTGGTTGATGAATTGTTCAACAAAGGGGACGGTTTCTTCGGGGTGACCAATTAGAAATCTTTAGGTGATTGATGGAGTGGATAATTTTGTAAGTCACGGAACTTGAGCTCGGATATTGTTGAGGGTGTCCGGAACTCAGTCTGAGTTTGATAACCGACGAAAGTATCGGGCTAGTAGGAGTTGGACCACTAGTGGGAGTCGCGGAGATGGTTGTGCGATGTGATTCTCCAATTTTTGTAGGGTTAGTGCATGATTCTAGTTAACACTAGTGACTTgagtacttgttttactctccaaTGGCAAAGCAATTTGCAACTGACCGAGTGGTACGAATTAGATTCTTCTCGGGTAACCGCAGTTTATTTTCTTACTCATATAGTGGGAGCATGCTTGAGGATGATAAGATGCGttcgtgaaattcatagctatgaggatgGGACAGTATACCAACGTGAAAGCAGAAAGTTGAAAGGTGTAGATTTGAAGGTTGCAATTGGTTCTCACTAGatgccttgatgaagagtctataAAGGCGTCTATTGGATTTTTCGATTGCTGAgaagtaggggtgttcatcggtttggtTTTCGATTTGTTCGGAATATTCAGTTTGGTGTATTCGATTTTGAAATGTTTTTAGGCAAAATCGAAAACCGAATCGAAAACCTAAACCGAATCGAAACTGAAAAcgaaaaccgaatttgaattcggttcggtttcggtttcggttaaaaacccaaaatcatgaaaaaattcaaaatcgtggtagtttaattgtggcgttactgatgtcttagttatttacaaCCTAAAACAATGATGTACTATTAAATattgatgatttattaatatttacaactTAATTGTGACGTTGACTGTTCCCGTTAATAAGAACATGAGCATAATAATTAGAGTAACATCATATAATGTATGTCACCTAATCGTCATATGGATGAGAACTTATTTAAATGATTAGATCCCAaaatataatgacattaaaacataaatatataaattatatattaaaatttttgaattcggttttgattTCGGTTTTCGATTTAACCGAATTCATGATTctcaaaaccgaaaaccaaaccgaaagccGAATACAAATTTGGTTCGGTTTTACTCGATCCGAAAACTGTTTTACAAATTCGGTTTCGATTTTTTCTATTTGGTTCCGGTTTGATTTTTGGGttaaacggtttcaaaccaaatactgatcaCCCTTACTGGGAAGGAAAAGCATCGATAGACAGAAATTCTGTATCGGTGATCGTTTGACATGTCAGTGATCGGATTGGACGTGTCTAGCTAGATCGATGAGTGAGGCAGTTTTTTTCTTCTGTTAAATCCTGTGATTGAAGTCCCGCACGCTTCAATCGATCTTCTCGTGTAAGAAGATGGTGGTGCGGAAACTGAGATGGCCCAAGCCAGTAACGTAGATTCGATTGTTACCGTAGTTTTGAGTATCGAAAGTCTTCCTTCTGATGGTGTGGAAGAGAGGCATGACCCACTAAACCCCTCTATATAATGTTAACTCGGGCCTCCTGTTTATGTCGTGCACGAAATTTATTGTGAAAATATCTGGTTTGCGCATATGCACTAAACCCTTCTAtgtgtttggagttgggatatatacAGACGTTAAATCCTTGTattgtttatttttaatttatcatTTTGGTTATTCGTTTGTTGTTTGTGGGTGTAATTCGGTTACACGAGTCTTGTGAAAATTTAGTTTTTTCTAAAGAGGGTATCGTAAGTTGGGTACTTCCGCTGCCAATTTCCAACAACATGCACTTCCCAAGATGGGAAAATCTTGCAACTTGCGGCCCATCATTATGCCTTTGAATCGGGAAATGGGGCTGTCATCATCCTCATTTTCTGTTAATGGTAGAAAACACTTAGACACTTGAAATCATTTGTTTTGTTGTGTCCGCAGGTGATAACTTATTCAAAAAGTGGGTTGAAAGTACCATACTATTCTCATGTGCATAATGTTATAACTCAATATAAATAGCAATAAACTCTATCAATATAAAGTGGGCAAAGCCTAATTACAAAAGCATATGAGCTAAGATACGGGCTAAGACATAACACATGTTAATATTTAACGGATTGTTTTACTGGCGTTAATAAAAGGACTAGCGTCGTGCACTTTATCAAATATGAGTAATGGTCCATGTAATTTCTAAAAGAAAAGGACGGCGTCTATAAATTTGAATAATCACAAGAACCCCAACGGTACAATACTATAATTTACTcctttatttgtttatttatttatttatttatttattttatgtatacgTATAAAAAGCACGTGCGCTAATTAACTCATGTCAATACATTATCCTCTCTAGTCATTACGTGGCAAAGAATACAATTTGAATAATGAGGCAACTCATTTTGACAATCACGAATCGAGTTTTGTACTTGTATGGAGTAATGGCAGACTCTAACACCGTTAGTTCTCTAGCACCGTTAGATATGATACGGAATATTTATCTTTAGTTTAGTCGTAGAATGAATTAATCGAGTAGATTGAATATAATCATGTTACTTTTGTTTATTACTTTTTTTAATGTTTTATTGCTTATGTTTAACCTGTTTAACTTCCATTTGGAGTTCGTAATTCCTAACCCAGTTTGCTACAAAGTAACCTAACGTGTTTGCATATATACTTCATTAGTTTTCTATATTGGGTTAGCATAGCTACCATGTTTTTGTTCTTTCCCACTaacatttcttttttttttttaaataatacgtaGTACTATATAATTTACACACCATGATAGTCAGATTTTGGCGATGAATATATCAATTCAAGTaatttaagaatcatgaaagacaACTTGTAAGTAGTTGAGAAATCACTAAATAATTAAGTGAATGATACTTCGTATCGTAATCATGAGTGTATAATAAAATTCAGAATCATCCACTCTATTAGTTAATGGTAATTAgtaatttagtataataagatataaaaaaaaagtttCCTTTTAGGCCAATTCCTACACTAACGCCCATTATTTTAAGAATTTCCAGAGTCTACAACCACCAAAAATTTGGTTTAAATTAACTACTTCGTTATTGTCTTGTACTTAGCTTACAATAAACATAaacaaaaaataaaacaaaacaacTTTATAAAAGAATAATAATTTATTATTGAAACTCGGTCAGTAAACAAAGGCGGCATAATACATATGATACTTTTCTTtctgtgtgtatatatattaattagtgGAAGACTAAAGCTATCATCGGCCACTAAATATTCACACAACCAGATCCAACCTCAATTATTGTTGTTCTATGAACTAAATCTCTCTTGTAAATCATCAACAACTAACAACCATGGGTGCTGGTGGCCGTTCAAATCCTCGTGATCAAGATCTTAAAACTTCCAACACAAAACTTATCAAAAGAGCCCCAACTTCAAAACCTCCATTCACATTAGCAGACATTAAAAAAGCCATACCACCTCACTGTTTCGAACGATCCTTAATTCGATCGTTTGCCTACCTCATCGCTGACCTCACCGCAGTCTCGATCTTCTACTACGTCGCCAACACTTATATCCCACTGCTCCCTCACCCTCTTCACTACGTCGCATGGCCCGTTTATTGGTTTCTTCAAGGATGTGTGTTCATGGGCATTTGGCTTATTGCTCATGAATGTGGTCACCATGCTTTTAGTGATCAAGTTTGGCTTGAGGATACTATAGGATTTATTCTACACTCATGTCTATTAACCCCTTATTTTTCTTGGAAAATAAGTCACCGTAGGCATCATGCGAACACTGGTTCGCTCGATCAAGACGAGGTATTTGTTCCTAAGACAAGATCAAAACTTGGTCCCGCGAAGTTTTACTTCGACAATCCTGTTGGTCGAACTTTAACCCTTATGGTTAAACTAACTCTTGGATGGTACATTTATCTGTCTGTTAATGCTGCCGGAAGACCTTATGATAAATTCGCAAGTCATTATGATCCTAGGAGTCCGATTTTTTCAGATAGCGAGCGCGTGTTGATTCTGATGTCTGATATTGGACTAATTACCTTTTCTTACGTGCTATACAAAGTGGGGACGATTCAAGGTTTCGCTTGGTTGTTTTGTGTGTATGGAGGTGCATTAATGGTGATGAACGCGTTTCTTGTAACGATTACGTACCTTCATCACACTCATCCTGCTTTGCCTCATTACGATGACTCCGAATGGAACTGGATGAAAGGTGCATTCGCGACGGTAGATAGGGATTATGGAGTTTTAAACAAGGTGTTTCATAATATTACTGATACACATGTGTTACATCATTTGTTTTCATACATTCCTCATTATCATGCTATGGAGGCTACTAAAGCGATTAGACCGATATTGGGAGAGTTTTATCAAACTGATAGTACACCTTTTTTCGTGGCGTTATGGAGAGAATCTAAGAATTGTCTGTTCATTGAGCCCGATGAGAGAGATGAGAAGAACAAAGGTATCTACTGGTACAGGAGCAATTATGATTAAACAAGAGAGCACAGAAGTTAACAAGGAATGTGTTATTATTCTATAATTAATCTTAATGCTGTAATATTTGATCTTTGTTATTTCTGTTCTCAATGTGATGTAATCCCTTCAAATGGTATTcatcaataaaaataatatattgttACTTGTCACTATACAAATTACTGGATGAGCCGTGTAATTTTATTTACCTATAATCTATAAAAGATAATAAAATCAAACTACTGGATGAGCCGTGTAATCATACACACTAAAAATCAAAATACTTAGTTCTTGTTATGATTTCATATTGTATATGACATATAAGGAAGATACTAATATGAAGGAATAAAGAAGAGATTAAATTCTTATTTAAGAATGGTATACATATCCTTACAATTGAgtgagtatttataatattaaaagttaaCTATACATTACTCGTTTTCACAATCAATTATagagtaggtgaaatagtaatcaataattcataattttactgtacatgattatcaatcatctctattcatctgcatgcgtacaaaatgagaatccatccatatcgtaacactcccccttggatgataattttgtttcgttagagatcaactagtactgcctcgttaaaaaccttgctaaagaaaaattcagtgggataaaaactttagccaagagaaaaagagtgcagcatagagttaacTTCCCCTCAAGTGGACATCgttgagctgttacatcttttgaatatgcctcatgtcaatattgtgaacgtgtgttctgaaaacagcagttggaagtgctttggttaaaagatcggcagagttttactggattgaacatatctcatttcaatctggttgtccttgatgagatcttgagtgtataagaagaatctaggaggtatgtgttttgttcggtcacttttgatatatccttctttctgtagcgaccccgacaaatcgtcaagtgacggcgtcgactacgtatggtcccattacatggttataagcatttataacaaagtttgaccgaaaatatgtcgcattcatttcataaaagaatgtttcaatgtttacaaaagtaattcccaagacaagtacataacaaaagttatagttcatatgaaacacgtgcgacatagtttaaagtagccaaaaagacgctccacgtatgcaagtatacacgacatccaatgcaagtatcaaaaagtatgagcggaagcatgtatcacctaagttcaaggacctgagaaaaacatagagaatctgtcaacgaaaacgttggtgaaatcataggtttaaataagtaagtgaatgaaggtaagtcgaaccacaagatttgcaacattaataaagtagtaatacattctaaaagttaatattcacgagcacccaattatcaaggcttaacgtttccttccattgaaccccatcataatagtgttagaacatacactgtttctcgaaaatatatttcacccgtagacggtagcgaaccgtccgaagtgagggtttgtcaaacccatatggccatataacataagttctcgcttacacccgtcaagtgtaactaatgataatcgaattgaggatttgtgttcaaactcgtatgtagaatgtttgttttcctgtacttgtgttcacttagtttaaaagaacgtttatgttttctcatcccaaaagtaagttcaaaaaaaaaagtaaaagtgggactatgatctcaccttgtatgcacgaacaaaagtacttcgacaagtaacgtgtgcaaagaacaatgctagtcttgacctaaacaaataggttgtatcaataacgatagtcacgaagggtcaaagatgttcagttagtcctatggctcaatacgactcgattaataaagcatgtgaatcaaattgtcaagtttcatgcaagatacaagtagttgagcatgttagaacgattgtataatcgtttggttaaggttgactaaaagtcaaacttggtcaaagtcaaagtcaacgaggtcgggtcgggtgtccgacaattttctcatgatgagaagtcatatacgagcataatagtcaagtttcatgttaatcggagttacggttaagcgggaaacattttgggagcgtttaaagacaaggaagttggcctgggccatttgcgcggtgcgcaatgggttgcgcggcgcgcacccatgtgcaataccaggtcagaactcgaccaagggaaccatttatttggtttttctgatttgcgcggtgcgcaggtgcacgcgcggcgcgcataacctggggaagtgctgattgcagaaaaaaataacttaagtaacgaaccaaaactcattttaacatatttcatgcaccgaaaacacttaaaacgcatatcatataacatgaaaaaggtaatttgacaaggagaataactaaacgcatttactcaatcaaaaccaaacaacttatatcaaaatcaccattaatgctcatcatttattactccaagttcataaatgccatattatgattcggtaaattaatgcacatgtgtaatacgccgttttgaagataatcaagcatacaacacaactagacacttacaattaacattgctaagcatttaatgcatcaaatattcaatttacttttatcaaaccctaacccaaaatcataaaatcaacaatcttgcttatgaaactaatccatgtcaaactacataccaatttgaagctagtgatgttaggaacacaattaaaacatgaattttcatcatcaaataacatatgtacacctaaaactcaagattaaacaagcattctttcaatatgagctagttacaccaaaatagcaagaacaagcatacaaaacacataatcatactagacttgagccatagacactaattaacaaccttttaactcaaaaactcaagaacacataaaattagtgattttagaaagttacccaaatttgatgaaatcggtatggaatcgaagaggagatcacgaggagttcaaatatgtaatttgtttggcccgaagcttgatcgattgaatatggatgatgaattgctttttgatggaattaaagaaatggtggaagtattagatgaaaaggaaaattaaatggagaaatgaggtggaagaggttgactagtcaagtggctagtcaccactttggtgtcttggcgaaactagtccctcaagttgcaatcgggtgcgttaaattacctaaaacaagataattgaaacgcgtattaacgggagatgttataaacatataacggagtttaaaatagttaaacggaaaatttgacggaaaaaggcgggatgttacattacctacaccttaaaagaaatttcgtcccgaaatttaggtaggcgtagtagtcgttgtttcttcctcggaatctgacgtttccggaacagggaatagatgagggtgtttctttcgcatttgatcttctctttcccaagtaaactcgggtccccttttggcgttccaacggaccttgacaatcgggatccggctttgtttcaattccttctcgacgtagtccacaatttcaaccggttcctccacaaaatgaagtttgtcattaatagtaagttcctcgagaggaacgacgatatcgggctcggcaagacatttcttcaagttagatacatgaaaagtaggatggacggagcttagttgaggcggaagatccaaacgatacgcaacggttccaacacgttctaagatttcgaaaggaccaacgtaccgcggatttagtttcccacgtttcccaaaacggatgacacctttcgaaggtgcgacttttaacatgacgcggtcaccgacttgaaattcgaggtctttgcgtcttttgtcggtatagcatttttgacgactccgggccgtccgaagcctatctcggatttgaagaatcttctcggtggtttcgtgaatgaggtcgggcccggaaatttgcacgtcacccactttggcccaacaaagaggagagcgacattttcggccatataatgcttcaaaaggtgcggccttaatactcgcgtgataactattgttatatgagaactcggcgaggggtaagtgcttgtcccaagcttttccaaaatcaacaacgcaagcccgtaacatatcctccaatgtttgtatggtacgttcactttgcccatcggtttggggatgatatgcggtactcatgtctaaacgcgtccccaacgcttcttgtaacgtacgccaaaatctagagacgaaacgaccatctcggtcggagataatcgataaaggtacaccgtgtcgggctacaatctccttaacgtaaagtcgtgcaagtttctccattttgtcggtttctttcatggcaagaaagtgcgcggatttagtgaggcggtcaacaatgacccaaatagtatcataaccgcccgacgttttcggtagtttggtgataaaatccatcgtgatcctttcccacttccattgtgggatctcgggttgttgaagtaacccggacggtctttggtgttcggctttgactttagcgcaagtcaaacatttggcaacgtatctagcaacttcctttttgatattcggccaccaatattgttctttaaggtcatggtacatcttattggcgccgggatgaatcgagtatcgcgatttgtgggcttcgtctaggatgaggtttcgtaagtcgccatatctaggcacccaaattcttccggcgtaatatcgaagtccgttctccttaacttcgaatcgagagacgaggatgtttaaaagttcacgtccgatgtggttgtctttaagagcctcctcttgggctacacgaatttggctattaaggttggagtgaatggtgatgtttaaagctcggacacgaagaggcaccgctctttcttttcgacttaaggcatcggccactacatttgccttcccggggtggtaacgaagctcgcaattataatcgttcaaggtctcaatccaccttcgttgtctcatgtttagttgcttttgatcgaagatatgttggagacttttgtgatcggtaaagatggtacttttggtaccaagaagatggtgtctccataacttaagtgcaaagatgacggcaccgagttcaagatcatgtgtcgtgtagttttgttcgtgaaccttgagttgtcgagaggcataagcaatgactttctttcgttgcattagcacacacccataaccgtttttcgaggcatcgcaatatacaacaaaatcatcattgccttcgggaagtgacaagataggagcggtggttagcttagttttcaagatttggaatgcggtttcttgttcggatgtccaaacgaattttcgttccttgtgagttaacgcggttaaaggacgagcgattaaggagaagtccttgatgaatttacggtagtatccggcaagacccaagaattgacgaatttgagtaggagtagtaggagcctcccatttactaatggcttcgatctttgcgggatcgactttaatgccttgatcacttacgacgtgaccgagtaattgaacttccttcaaccaaaattcacacttggagaacttggcatagagttgttcttttctcaagagttcaagcacgagtcggagatgttctttgtgttcctcttcgcttttagaatagaccaaaatatcgtcaatgaacacgataacgaatttgtcgaggtatggtttgcacacgcggttcatgagatccatgaacaccgccggagcgttagtgagaccaaaaggcatgacaaggaattcgtaactaccgtaacgagtccggaaagcggttttggagacatcttcccctttaacccttagttgatgataacccgaacggagatcgatttttgaatatacacaagacccttgtagttgatcaaagaggtcatcgatgcgaggaagaggatatcggtttttaaccgtcaatttgtttagttcacgataatcaatgcacattcgtagggatccgtctttcttcttaacgaacaaaatcggagcgccccatggtgaatggctaggttgaatgaaaccacggtcaagtaactcttggatttgactttgcaattcttgcaattcagatggagcgagtctatacggtgcacgcgctacgggtgcggctcctggaataagatcgatttgaaattcaaccggtcgatgaggtggaagacccggtaattcgtcgggaaatacatcggaatagtcactaacaattggcacatcatcgatgcgcttttcatcggcctcgactttcttaacgtgagcaagaatcgcgaaacaacccttgcgaagtagctttcgaactttaaggcacgaaacgagattgagtccggtgcaatttttgtcgccatagacaatcaatggttcaccattctcgataggaattcggattgcgtgaagatcgcaaagaatgtgagatttatttttgaccatccaattcataccgattattacatcaaaactccctagttccatgggtatcaagtcaatttcaaatttattacccaaaatgtttaaagtacacccccggtaatatgtgtcggcacttaagcgttttccatcggccacttcgatggagtaagtagtatctaaagggtgtggtggagtgcaaagagtaggagccaaagtcttagacacaaaacatttatcggcacccgaatcgaataagcatgtaacataagtgttgttgagaagaaacgtacccgtgactaattcgttatcgtctcgggcttcctcggtgttgatgttgaaggctcggcctcggttgttggggttggctttcttcttcgggcattcgttcctatagTGACCCGGGttgaccacattcataacaagtggccgttcttggaggattgggcccctttcgagcgacgggggcggcgcttgtgcaattgttggccctatgaccaactccttggcaacggtgacaaactagcttgttacattcgccgtaatgatgtttgtggcatttgttgcaaagaggtaagtttccgacataacccttcttgccgtcgttgttgaaaggctttttggtgaaggtgttgttgttgtagttagttgatggagtggcttcccatttccttttgttgccacccgacttgtcctcggccttaggagccggtactacgatttcgtcaaccgtttcaattaattggcgagccatgttcatagtggcttgatgagtagtgggtttggatgacatcaccccttgtttgatgctttttggaagaccgagcatgtagagctcaatcctttgagattcggggttaacaagattaggacacatcaaggatagttcggcgaagcgttgattataagctttaagatcgtttccgaccgctttcaaagctcttagttcttcctcaagcttgcgggtttcttcacgcggaaaatattcaacaatcatcttttcccttagatcggcccaagagagggcatgagcttcatccgtacccaccgattgaacataggtgttccaccatgttagagcaatcccggagaaagtgtgggtggagtatttgaccttgtcttgatcccgacaaccgcttatgctaaagacggcctcggtttgttcaaaccaacgagtaagcacaaccggtccaccggtcccatcataagagtgaggtttgcaccccatgaaagctttgtaggagcacccttcgctagagttaccggctccttggttgttgttgttgttattattgttgttgttggacgagtgaccggccatagccgcatccacggcggtggctatcatgcgttgcaaagcttgttcgggagtttcgggaggggcgcgtcgacgagccattgttccttcaaaacacaagaataccgttggttagtattctaaataatactaaccgtgatat
The window above is part of the Rutidosis leptorrhynchoides isolate AG116_Rl617_1_P2 chromosome 1, CSIRO_AGI_Rlap_v1, whole genome shotgun sequence genome. Proteins encoded here:
- the LOC139886644 gene encoding delta(12)-acyl-lipid-desaturase-like, coding for MGAGGRSNPRDQDLKTSNTKLIKRAPTSKPPFTLADIKKAIPPHCFERSLIRSFAYLIADLTAVSIFYYVANTYIPLLPHPLHYVAWPVYWFLQGCVFMGIWLIAHECGHHAFSDQVWLEDTIGFILHSCLLTPYFSWKISHRRHHANTGSLDQDEVFVPKTRSKLGPAKFYFDNPVGRTLTLMVKLTLGWYIYLSVNAAGRPYDKFASHYDPRSPIFSDSERVLILMSDIGLITFSYVLYKVGTIQGFAWLFCVYGGALMVMNAFLVTITYLHHTHPALPHYDDSEWNWMKGAFATVDRDYGVLNKVFHNITDTHVLHHLFSYIPHYHAMEATKAIRPILGEFYQTDSTPFFVALWRESKNCLFIEPDERDEKNKGIYWYRSNYD